The Amycolatopsis japonica nucleotide sequence TCGCGGCGCCGAGGTCTTCCGCCATCGAGCCGACGAGCCCGGCCATCTCACCGAAATGGCCGGTGAGCGCGTCGGGGACGGCGAATTCCGGCGCTCGCAGGGCCTGGTCGGCGATGTGCTGGGCGAGGTCGCCCATCCGCTCCAGCCGGTCGGCGCAGTACACCGCCGCGAGTACGGTCCGCAGGTCGCCTGCCACCGGCGCCTGCAGGGCGAGCAGCTTCTGCGCGGACTCCTCGCATCGGGTCCGTGCCGCGTTCAGTCTCGCCTCGACCGTCGCCAGTTCGGCGGCGGCTTCGACGTCCCGGTCGAGAAAGACCCGGTTCGCCAGGTGCAGTTCTTCGCAGGCCATGCCGCACATACTCGACAGGAGCTCGCCGAGAACGCTCAGCTGACCGTGGAATCGTTCCCTCATGTGAGCACTTTCGCAGGTTCGAGGACATACGTCGCGTACGCCGCGCGGATCACCGGTTGGGCGACGTTGCGGACCGGGACCCCGCCGGGGCTGACGCCTTGTTCGCTGCCGTAGTGCGCGTGCCCGTGCACGGCGAGGGCCAGCTGGGCGTCGTCGATCGGCTCGCACAGCAGGTACGACCCCAAAAACGGGTGGATCTCCGGCGGTTCGCCGTGCAGGGTGCCGGGAATCGGCGAGTAATGGGTCAGCGCGACGGTCACGTCCGGTTGCTCGTGTTCGAGCCCTTCCAGCGCGGCACGCAACCGTTTGGCCGCCGCCATGGTGTGCTCGACGAAATCCTTCATCTCGCGTTCGCCGAACCGGCTCGCGCATTTGCCCGCGAACCCGCCGCCGAAGCCCTTGACCCCGGCGACGCCGAGCTTCCCGCCCTCCAGGTCCACAGTGGTCGCCGAACCCTCGAGGACGGTCATCCCGCTTTCCTCCAGCAGCCCGCTGACCGCCTCTGCCTCGTCCGAGTGATAGTCGTGGTTGCCCAGCACCGCTATCACCGGGACGGCGAGCCCGGCGAACTCGTCGGCCACCACCCTGGCCTCGTCGACGCTGCCGTGCCGGGTGAGGTCACCCGCGAGCAGCAGCACGTCGGCGTGTTCGGCGATGTTGTCCAGTGCCGGCCGCAGCAGGCCTCGGTTGTCCTCCCCGAGGTGGACGTCCCCGACCGCGGCGACCCGGATCACCGGATCTCCTCGGCGTGCGACGGCTCCCGGACGTCGGCCAGCCGGACGTCGTTGTGCACCAGCTCGGCCGCGATATGTTCGCAGACGACCGCCTCGATGTCGGTCTTGCGGTTGGCGCACGGGACCTCGCCGCTGAGCCGGACCTGGTCGCCGCGCACGGTGACGTGCACGCCGAGTTCGGCGGTCCTCGGGTCTTCCGCCAGCGCCTTGGTCAGCCTGGCGACCAGGTACTGGGGCGCTTCCTCGGGCATCGGAAGCTCCTTTCCGTCGATGATGGACAGGGCCGCGAGCAGGGTCAGGAACGCCCACGCGTACGGCGATTCGGCGGTCTCTTCGGCCACCCGGTGCCAGTCGACCTGCTCGCGGAGGTCGCGCGCGATCCGCAGCAGCGGCGCGAAATCGCACCGGTGCGGGCTGAGCACGAGGATCTTGTCGACGAGCAGGTCGGTCCCGTTGAGCACGGGCGCGGCGGTCGCCCCGACCCGCATCAGCGAGGCGCGA carries:
- a CDS encoding metallophosphoesterase family protein — protein: MIRVAAVGDVHLGEDNRGLLRPALDNIAEHADVLLLAGDLTRHGSVDEARVVADEFAGLAVPVIAVLGNHDYHSDEAEAVSGLLEESGMTVLEGSATTVDLEGGKLGVAGVKGFGGGFAGKCASRFGEREMKDFVEHTMAAAKRLRAALEGLEHEQPDVTVALTHYSPIPGTLHGEPPEIHPFLGSYLLCEPIDDAQLALAVHGHAHYGSEQGVSPGGVPVRNVAQPVIRAAYATYVLEPAKVLT
- a CDS encoding phosphate signaling complex PhoU family protein yields the protein MRERFHGQLSVLGELLSSMCGMACEELHLANRVFLDRDVEAAAELATVEARLNAARTRCEESAQKLLALQAPVAGDLRTVLAAVYCADRLERMGDLAQHIADQALRAPEFAVPDALTGHFGEMAGLVGSMAEDLGAAIEGSTAEVFHSLARSDERVDALYEELMTLVTEPDWADGVAPAISVALLARFYERFADQVVSVARRVDFALTGELPESSVRDAPAEL
- a CDS encoding nucleotidyltransferase, encoding MNEKELLHTLTRVVSTLDQTAVRFAVAGGLAVYARGGPPSDHDVDLFLKEEDIEVAAEALEAAGLRREHPPEDWLTKVYDGDCLVDLIFRPNHRPVTDEMLDRASLMRVGATAAPVLNGTDLLVDKILVLSPHRCDFAPLLRIARDLREQVDWHRVAEETAESPYAWAFLTLLAALSIIDGKELPMPEEAPQYLVARLTKALAEDPRTAELGVHVTVRGDQVRLSGEVPCANRKTDIEAVVCEHIAAELVHNDVRLADVREPSHAEEIR